One region of Quercus lobata isolate SW786 chromosome 2, ValleyOak3.0 Primary Assembly, whole genome shotgun sequence genomic DNA includes:
- the LOC115978410 gene encoding uncharacterized protein LOC115978410 → MLLRSSISNTKKFFQKTLQSVKSLFSAGGYQKIPKTPSHPLANYTASSDKNNVQPSYKELDKFYSDFTDQWELDKDKAKKGSKKKTMPFPTKQENEVYNGSFMKFSQASSVKKNQIERKEDQNYHNHDDDDVKMKSIVPHERKRQEDSCFKGTREGRICLVAQKLRELEMLDMSNVDHLLDIEEVLHYYSRLTCPAYLDIVDRFFMDIYAEFFNAAPALTPASTINSRLRPRSLRS, encoded by the coding sequence ATGCTGCTTAGAAGCTCCATTTCCAACACCAAGAAGTTCTTCCAAAAAACCTTACAAAGCGTCAAGTCTTTGTTTTCCGCTGGTGGCTACCAAAAGATTCCCAAAACCCCTTCTCATCCCTTAGCTAATTACACAGCCAGCTCAGACAAGAATAATGTCCAACCTAGTTACAAAGAGCTAGACAAATTCTACTCCGACTTCACCGACCAATGGGAGTTGGATAAAGACAAGGCAAAGAAGGGAAGCAAGAAGAAAACTATGCCATTCCCAACTAAACAAGAAAATGAGGTTTACAATGGCAGCTTCATGAAGTTTTCACAGGCGAGCTCGGTGAAGAAGAATCAgatagaaaggaaagaagatcagaattatcataatcatgatgatgatgatgtgaaGATGAAAAGCATAGTACCCCACGAAAGGAAAAGACAAGAAGATTCTTGTTTTAAAGGTACGAGAGAAGGAAGGATTTGTTTGGTGGCACAAAAGCTAAGGGAGTTGGAGATGCTGGATATGAGCAATGTGGACCATCTCTTGGACATAGAGGAGGTTCTTCATTACTATTCTCGCCTCACTTGCCCGGCCTACCTTGACATTGTTGACAGGTTTTTCATGGACATTTATGCTGAATTCTTCAATGCTGCCCCAGCATTAACGCCAGCAAGCACCATCAATTCCAGGCTGAGGCCACGATCACTAAGGTCATAG
- the LOC115978409 gene encoding transcription repressor OFP8 — MENRFKLRISRMFRASFGSCRSRNISDAVEKAVFVPQNHQSFHMLEPLSPKARPFPSICRPKPCQTPETINQSCIIQAKDLLPRRKISEPHSPFGYFNPDGRTCPPASPILPLSPFYHFKQMKKGSDRNKSKNKKKKKMIQMKNKQGELFPISSSSQDMSFGAWSWYSSEEEEEEEREDETDTLFSSKSLSSDSSESRRRRSRRKRHAARRKRSGTLSSEMGPMPLKGKVKDSFAVVKKSSDPYNDFRLSMVEMIVEKQIFAAKDLEQLLQCFLSLNSYHHHKVIVEVFMEIWEALFCNWS, encoded by the exons atggaaAACCGATTCAAACTACGAATCTCTCGGATGTTTCGAGCCTCATTTGGCTCGTGCCGGTCCCGAAACATCTCCGACGCAGTGGAAAAAGCTGTCTTTGTTCCACAAAACCACCAAAGTTTCCATATGCTCGAGCCTTTGTCCCCAAAAGCTCGACCCTTCCCTTCCATTTGCAGGCCAAAACCGTGTCAAACCCCTGAAACCATTAACCAAAGCTGCATAATCCAAGCCAAAGATTTACTTCCAAGAAGAAAAATCTCTGAGCCTCATTCTCCTTTCGGTTATTTTAACCCTGATGGACGAACCTGCCCTCCTGCTTCACCAATCTTGCCCTTGAGCCCTTTCTACCATTTCAAACAGATGAAGAAAGGTTCAGATAGGAATAAGAgtaagaataagaagaaaaagaagatgatccAGATGAAGAACAAGCAAGGAGAACTCTTTCCCATTAGCTCTTCTTCTCAAGATATGAGTTTTGGTGCTTGGTCGTGGTATAGTAgcgaagaagaagaggaagaggaaagaGAGGACGAGACTGACACTCTTTTCTCTTCCAAGTCTCTCTCTTCTGATTCATCCGAGTCTCGACGACGTCGTTCTCGTCGGAAAAGGCACGCAGCTCGGCGGAAAAGGTCAGGGACTTTGAGTTCTGAAATGGGTCCAATGCCATTAAAAGGGAAAGTGAAAGATAGCTTTGCTGTGGTGAAGAAGTCCAGTGATCCGTACAACGATTTCAGGCTATCAATGGTGGAAATGATAGTTGAAAAGCAGATATTTGCAGCTAAAGATTTGGAACAGTTATTGCAGTGTTTTCTATCACTGAATTCGTACCATCATCATAAGGTCATTGTGGAGGTCTTCATGGAGATTTGGGAAGCTTTGTTTTGTAATTG GTCTTGA